The Solanum pennellii chromosome 11, SPENNV200 genome contains a region encoding:
- the LOC107002929 gene encoding uncharacterized protein LOC107002929, with protein MDDLTEQPLPPGVLSTSYSSPLVPTLNPAGHLPQFFQKTRYLAGNGDGNLFPVVASVQPCSESFHTSQHDSSEAILNTLQPQSANDLESAAQNAVLHEQEISAQKVIQSQREARDASGPKDNSDIFSGRHDPNALKEHLLQMTADHRVQMSLKRGKSAQPEQGNVEIGNGYGVPGGGAYYSASNTDDSISKTNGGSEHNSGKELPEYLKKKLKARGILKDDSKIENHGIAINSSKAQLPKTSDATLPVGWIESRDPTSGALYYYNGSSGKSQWGRPTEAPAQVSGVCSGLPEYWQEVLDESTGQKYYYNSQTNVSQWEHPSKPQHVAIQHHDGTVTNNATNVTWVDQASTFQRCIECGGWGVGLVQSWGYCKHCTRVLKLPQSQYVSANVERQQQTSGDAGVTEDSEKKFQRQRSSFKPPMSKSNKKDKRKRTNDEDDELDPMDPSSYSDAPRGGWVVGLKGVQPRAADTTATGPLFQQRPYPSPGAVLRKNAEIASQRKNTKSILTPISKRGDGSDGLGDAD; from the exons ATGGATGACCTTACTGAACAGCCTCTTCCACCTGGGGTTCTTTCTACGTCATATTCTTCACCACTTGTGCCAACTTTGAATCCTGCTGGACATTTGCCCCAGTTCTTTCAGAAAACTCGTTACCTTGCTGGCAATGGCGATGGAAATCTTTTCCCTGTGGTTGCTTCTGTTCAACCTTGCTCTGAATCTTTTCATACCTCTCAACACGACTCTTCTGAGGCTATACTCAATACTTTACAGCCGCAAAGTGCTAATGATCTTGAGAGCGCTGCTCAGAATGCTGTTTTGCATGAACAG GAAATTTCTGCACAAAAAGTAATTCAAAGCCAAAG AGAAGCAAGAGATGCAAGTGGACCTAAGGATAATTCTGATATTTTCTCTGGTCGTCATGACCCAAATGCTTTAAAG GAGCATTTACTCCAAATGACGGCAGACCATCGTGTACAAATGTCCTTAAAGCGTGGAAAGTCTGCACAGCCTGAGCAAG GTAATGTGGAAATTGGAAATGGATATGGAGTGCCAGGTGGAGGTGCTTATTACAGTGCCTCAAATACCGATGACTCGATCTCCA AGACTAATGGGGGTTCTGAACATAATTCTGGTAAAGAATTACCTGAATACCTCAAGAAAAAGTTGAAGGCTCGAGGTATTCTTAAAGATGATTCAAAAATAGAGAACCATGGCATAGCAATCAAT AGCTCAAAGGCACAATTACCAAAGACATCAGATGCCACTTTGCCTGTGGGATGG ATCGAATCCAGGGACCCTACAAGTGGtgctttatattattataatggAAGTTCTGGGAAAAGTCAGTGGGGAAGACCTACTGAGGCTCCTGCACAAGTTTCTGGGGTGTGTTCGGGACTTCCTGAATATTGGCAGGAGGTTCTTGATGAATCAACTG GtcaaaaatattactataacTCACAGACTAATGTATCACAATGGGAACATCCTTCTAAACCACAGCATGTTGCCATTCAGCACCATGATGGAACAGTCACCAACAATGCAACTAATGTAACTTGGGTTGACCAAGCTTCCACATTCCAGAGATGCATTGAATGTGGGGGATGGGGTGTGGGGCTTGTACAGTCATGGGGTTACTGCAAACATTGCACTCG AGTTCTCAAACTTCCTCAAAGCCAGTATGTGTCAGCAAATGTGGAGAGACAACAACAAACTTCTGGGGATGCAGGTGTCACAGAAGACTCTGAAAAAAAGTTTCAGAGGCAGAG GTCTAGTTTCAAACCACCAATGAGTAAAAGCAACAAAAAAGACAAACGGAAACGCACaaatgatgaggatgatgaatTGGATCCTATGGATCCAAGCTCTTATTCGGATGCTCCTAGGGGTGGTTG GGTTGTAGGTCTCAAAGGAGTGCAACCACGGGCAGCAGATACCACTGCAACG GGTCCTCTCTTTCAGCAGCGCCCTTATCCATCTCCTGGAGCAGTCTTGCGTAAAAATGCTGAAATTGCTTCTCAAAGGAAAAATACTAAGTCGATTCTGACCCCTATATCCAAGAGAGGTGATGGTAGTGATGGACTGGGTGACGCTGATTGA
- the LOC107003545 gene encoding MADS-box protein FBP24-like, which translates to MGRGKIEVKRIENKTSRQVTFSKRRAGLLKKTHELSVLCDAQIGLIIFSTKGKLFEYTTQPHSMGEIINKYLQTTGASLPIHDHRVEQYDEITKMKRETLNLELSLQRYKGDELNSAQYDELNELEKQLENSINKIRARKLELLQQQMENLKRTEKMLEKENHDMCQWLMKYEMYKQQPVAMMEQQEEAAITELNLLGEQPLLAQFSFFGDQHQLGTTSNSSAYHLQTSHPFTPATYGKNTRDISSYFSICEII; encoded by the exons atgggGAGAGGAAAGATAGAAGTGAAGAGAATTGAGAACAAAACAAGTAGACAAGTTACTTTCTCAAAGAGAAGAGCTGGACTTTTGAAGAAAACACATGAACTTTCTGTTCTTTGTGATGCTCAAATTGGACTCATCATTTTCTCAACCAAAGGCAAATTGTTTGAGTACACCACTCAACCTCacag CATGGGTGAAATCATTAATAAGTATCTCCAAACTACTGGTGCCTCACTCCCAATTCATGATCATAGG gTGGAACAATATgatgaaataacaaaaatgaaaagagaaacATTGAATCTTGAATTAAGTCTTCAAAGATACAAAGGTGATGAATTGAACTCAGCACAATATGATGAATTAAATGAACTTGAGAAGCAGCTTGAAAATTCTATTAACAAAATTAGAGCCAGAAAG CTTGAACTCTTGCAACAGCAGATGGAAAACCTGAAGAGAaca GAGAAAATGTTGGAGAAAGAAAATCATGATATGTGTCAGTGG TTGATGAAGTATGAAATGTACAAGCAACAGCCAGTAGCAATGATGGAGCAACAAGAAGAAGCAGCAATTACTGAACTGAATTTACTTGGAGAACAACCATTGTTGGCTCAATTTTCATTCTTTGGAGATCAACACCAACTTGGCACTACAAGTAATTCTTCAGCATATCACCTTCAAACTTCTCACCCTTTTACTCCCGCTACCTATGGTAAGAATACACGAGATATCTCATCTTATTTTAGCATATGTGAAATAATTTAG
- the LOC107005094 gene encoding ubinuclein-1-like isoform X2: MDGGFTGGEPVGRASTSYEAAGGRRRFTVELRPGETTIVSWKKLLKDANKSNVNVVGSGPTMMPVGAPASIQTPVPHPALEARLAPGQPADKEVKDAPPGNRLNAVIEKIERLYVGKQSDDEEDLNDFPDDDEYDTEDSFIDDTELDEYFQVDNSAIKHDGFFVNRGKLERIEPVSPKNQQPKKRRRKDLAKSHVGDDDGHNPSKPVKVGKKAGKLVPVVSETSHPSHGVALQNVSHEEKFPNQLNVSEIPTTKKAADTQDMSELSPSASLRGNSAEEKDLDQQKIGVTQSKNLGDKLKDGSEISGKSSQRLHDRSSYAQEKSNVGRSVNISDGIDQSVQRRDEKFNVSGFEGKNSAQTMKDPAMQRKEGSSGRPKGTMLEKAIRDLEKIVAELRPPNMEVQDADNSSQAIKRRLPLEIKQRLAKVARLAQASHGKISNELISRLMSIVGHLIQLRTLKRNLKIMVNMGLSAKQEKDNRVQHIKKEVAEMIKLRIPVMKSKLLEQQAGASDDFQEASAEEKEAFKRKYSMDVALEDKICDLYDHFVEGLDEDAGPQVRKLYAELAGCWPNGFMDNHGIKRAICRAKDRRRALHARRKDGEKIRRNKLLATKEGDTSRVDAGPIAQSVHIQEKIVVDHSSTSTNKPVYSSAAVNASARVHVSVANGSDVNRLKQEKLKGVSGSSVDPRGADAVPKKKVKRKHESELGESLFHSEKLTSAQAEEKNKTNKHTGCPTPKPNNVATSGFEQLT, translated from the exons ATGGACGGCGGCTTCACTGGTGGAGAACCGGTAGGGAGGGCGTCCACGTCCTATGAAGCTGCAGGAGGACGGCGGAGGTTTACGGTGGAGCTCAGGCCGGGTGAGACCACAATTGTGTCGTGGAAGAAGCTTCTCAAGGACGCTAATAAGTCTAATGTTAATGTTGTCGGTTCTGGTCCAACGATGATGCCGGTTGGAGCTCCTGCTAGCATTCAAACTCCAGTGCCGCATCCTGCTCTCGAGGCTCGATTAGCTCCG GGACAACCTGCTGATAAGGAAGTCAAGGATGCACCTCCTGGAAATCGTTTAAATGCTGTGATAGAAAAGATTGAACGCTTATATGTG GGCAAACAAAGTGATGATGAGGAAGATCTTAATGATTTCCCAGATGACGATGAATATGACACTGAAGATTCTTTCATAGATGATACTGAGCTG GATGAATATTTTCAGGTTGATAACTCAGCAATAAAGCATGATGGTTTCTTTGTCAATCGTGGAAAGTTGGAGCGCAT TGAGCCAGTTTCACCAAAGAATCAGCAACcaaaaaagaggagaagaaaaGATCTGGCAAAAAGCCATGTTGGGGATGATGATGGACACAATCCAAGTAAACCTGTAAAAGTCGGAAAGAAGGCTGGGAAACTAGTACCCGTTGTTAGTGAAACATCTCATCCATCTCATGGTGTTGCTTTGCAAAATGTATCCCATGAAGAAAAATTCCCGAATCAGTTGAATGTTTCTGAAATACCAACAACAAAGAAAGCTGCAGATACCCAAGATATGTCGGAGCTATCTCCATCAGCATCATTACGTGGCAATTCTGCAGAAGAAAAAGACCTTGACCAGCAGAAAATTGGAGTCACCCAATCCAAGAATCTAGGTGACAAATTAAAAGATGGTTCTGAAATATCTGGAAAATCATCTCAGAGGTTACATGACAGAAGTTCTTATGCTCAAGAGAAATCTAATGTTGGAAGATCAGTAAACATTTCTGACGGAATAGACCAGTCTGTTCAGCGCCGTGATGAGAAGTTTAATGTCAGTGGCTTTGAGGGAAAGAACTCAGCTCAGACTATG AAAGATCCTGCTATGCAGAGAAAGGAAGGATCGAGTGGTAGACCAAAAGGTACAATGCTTGAGAAGGCCATCAGGGATTTGGAGAAGATCGTTGCAGAAT TAAGGCCACCAAATATGGAGGTTCAGGATGCTGATAATTCATCTCAGGCTATCAAAAGGAGGTTACCACTTGAAATAAAGCAGAGGCTGGCAAAAGTTGCCCGACTGGCG CAAGCTAGTCATGGAAAAATATCCAATGAGTTAATTAGTCGTTTAATGAGTATTGTCGGCCACTTGATACAGCTTCGCACATTGAAG CGGAACTTGAAAATCATGGTCAATATGGGGCTGTCAGCAAAACAAGAGAAAGATAACAGAGTTCAGCACATAAAGAAGGAAGTTGCTGAGATGATTAAGTTGCGGATTCCAGTAATGAAATCAAAG TTACTTGAACAACAAGCTGGAGCTTCTGATGACTTCCAAGAAGCAAGTGCTGAAGAGAAAGAAGCCTTTAAGAGAAAATACAGCATGGATGTTGCATTGGAAGACAAAATATGTGACCTTTATGATCATTTTGTTGAG GGCCTGGATGAAGATGCTGGTCCACAAGTCAGAAAGTTGTATGCAGAG CTTGCAGGATGTTGGCCAAATGGATTTATGGACAATCATGGTATTAAACGTGCTATATGTAGAGCAAAAGATAGGAGGAGAGCATTGCACGCACGACGTAAG gACGGAGAGAAAATTAGGAGGAACAAATTATTGGCCACAAAGGAAGGGGATACTAGTAGAGTAGATGCTGGACCTATTGCCCAGTCGGTGCATATCCAAGAAAAGATTGTAGTTGATCATTCTTCAACTTCAACAAACAAGCCAGTATACAGTAGTGCAGCTGTAAATGCTTCTGCACGAGTGCATGTTTCCGTAGCTAATGGTTCTGATGTGAATCGTCTAAAGCAGGAGAAGCTAAAGGGAGTTTCTGGCAGCTCTGTTGATCCACGAGGAGCAGATGCGGTGccaaaaaagaaagtgaagagGAAACATGAGTCAGAATTGGGTGAAAGTTTGTTTCACAGCGAGAAATTGACTTCCGCACAGGCAGAGGAGAAGAACAAAACCAACAAGCATACTGGTTGTCCTACTCCAAAACCAAATAATGTTGCGACCTCCGGCTTTGAACAGCTGACATGA
- the LOC107005094 gene encoding ubinuclein-1-like isoform X1, whose translation MDGGFTGGEPVGRASTSYEAAGGRRRFTVELRPGETTIVSWKKLLKDANKSNVNVVGSGPTMMPVGAPASIQTPVPHPALEARLAPGQPADKEVKDAPPGNRLNAVIEKIERLYVGKQSDDEEDLNDFPDDDEYDTEDSFIDDTELDEYFQVDNSAIKHDGFFVNRGKLERIEPVSPKNQQPKKRRRKDLAKSHVGDDDGHNPSKPVKVGKKAGKLVPVVSETSHPSHGVALQNVSHEEKFPNQLNVSEIPTTKKAADTQDMSELSPSASLRGNSAEEKDLDQQKIGVTQSKNLGDKLKDGSEISGKSSQRLHDRSSYAQEKSNVGRSVNISDGIDQSVQRRDEKFNVSGFEGKNSAQTMVLPKTIQKDPAMQRKEGSSGRPKGTMLEKAIRDLEKIVAELRPPNMEVQDADNSSQAIKRRLPLEIKQRLAKVARLAQASHGKISNELISRLMSIVGHLIQLRTLKRNLKIMVNMGLSAKQEKDNRVQHIKKEVAEMIKLRIPVMKSKLLEQQAGASDDFQEASAEEKEAFKRKYSMDVALEDKICDLYDHFVEGLDEDAGPQVRKLYAELAGCWPNGFMDNHGIKRAICRAKDRRRALHARRKDGEKIRRNKLLATKEGDTSRVDAGPIAQSVHIQEKIVVDHSSTSTNKPVYSSAAVNASARVHVSVANGSDVNRLKQEKLKGVSGSSVDPRGADAVPKKKVKRKHESELGESLFHSEKLTSAQAEEKNKTNKHTGCPTPKPNNVATSGFEQLT comes from the exons ATGGACGGCGGCTTCACTGGTGGAGAACCGGTAGGGAGGGCGTCCACGTCCTATGAAGCTGCAGGAGGACGGCGGAGGTTTACGGTGGAGCTCAGGCCGGGTGAGACCACAATTGTGTCGTGGAAGAAGCTTCTCAAGGACGCTAATAAGTCTAATGTTAATGTTGTCGGTTCTGGTCCAACGATGATGCCGGTTGGAGCTCCTGCTAGCATTCAAACTCCAGTGCCGCATCCTGCTCTCGAGGCTCGATTAGCTCCG GGACAACCTGCTGATAAGGAAGTCAAGGATGCACCTCCTGGAAATCGTTTAAATGCTGTGATAGAAAAGATTGAACGCTTATATGTG GGCAAACAAAGTGATGATGAGGAAGATCTTAATGATTTCCCAGATGACGATGAATATGACACTGAAGATTCTTTCATAGATGATACTGAGCTG GATGAATATTTTCAGGTTGATAACTCAGCAATAAAGCATGATGGTTTCTTTGTCAATCGTGGAAAGTTGGAGCGCAT TGAGCCAGTTTCACCAAAGAATCAGCAACcaaaaaagaggagaagaaaaGATCTGGCAAAAAGCCATGTTGGGGATGATGATGGACACAATCCAAGTAAACCTGTAAAAGTCGGAAAGAAGGCTGGGAAACTAGTACCCGTTGTTAGTGAAACATCTCATCCATCTCATGGTGTTGCTTTGCAAAATGTATCCCATGAAGAAAAATTCCCGAATCAGTTGAATGTTTCTGAAATACCAACAACAAAGAAAGCTGCAGATACCCAAGATATGTCGGAGCTATCTCCATCAGCATCATTACGTGGCAATTCTGCAGAAGAAAAAGACCTTGACCAGCAGAAAATTGGAGTCACCCAATCCAAGAATCTAGGTGACAAATTAAAAGATGGTTCTGAAATATCTGGAAAATCATCTCAGAGGTTACATGACAGAAGTTCTTATGCTCAAGAGAAATCTAATGTTGGAAGATCAGTAAACATTTCTGACGGAATAGACCAGTCTGTTCAGCGCCGTGATGAGAAGTTTAATGTCAGTGGCTTTGAGGGAAAGAACTCAGCTCAGACTATG GTGCTCCCTAAAACTATACAGAAAGATCCTGCTATGCAGAGAAAGGAAGGATCGAGTGGTAGACCAAAAGGTACAATGCTTGAGAAGGCCATCAGGGATTTGGAGAAGATCGTTGCAGAAT TAAGGCCACCAAATATGGAGGTTCAGGATGCTGATAATTCATCTCAGGCTATCAAAAGGAGGTTACCACTTGAAATAAAGCAGAGGCTGGCAAAAGTTGCCCGACTGGCG CAAGCTAGTCATGGAAAAATATCCAATGAGTTAATTAGTCGTTTAATGAGTATTGTCGGCCACTTGATACAGCTTCGCACATTGAAG CGGAACTTGAAAATCATGGTCAATATGGGGCTGTCAGCAAAACAAGAGAAAGATAACAGAGTTCAGCACATAAAGAAGGAAGTTGCTGAGATGATTAAGTTGCGGATTCCAGTAATGAAATCAAAG TTACTTGAACAACAAGCTGGAGCTTCTGATGACTTCCAAGAAGCAAGTGCTGAAGAGAAAGAAGCCTTTAAGAGAAAATACAGCATGGATGTTGCATTGGAAGACAAAATATGTGACCTTTATGATCATTTTGTTGAG GGCCTGGATGAAGATGCTGGTCCACAAGTCAGAAAGTTGTATGCAGAG CTTGCAGGATGTTGGCCAAATGGATTTATGGACAATCATGGTATTAAACGTGCTATATGTAGAGCAAAAGATAGGAGGAGAGCATTGCACGCACGACGTAAG gACGGAGAGAAAATTAGGAGGAACAAATTATTGGCCACAAAGGAAGGGGATACTAGTAGAGTAGATGCTGGACCTATTGCCCAGTCGGTGCATATCCAAGAAAAGATTGTAGTTGATCATTCTTCAACTTCAACAAACAAGCCAGTATACAGTAGTGCAGCTGTAAATGCTTCTGCACGAGTGCATGTTTCCGTAGCTAATGGTTCTGATGTGAATCGTCTAAAGCAGGAGAAGCTAAAGGGAGTTTCTGGCAGCTCTGTTGATCCACGAGGAGCAGATGCGGTGccaaaaaagaaagtgaagagGAAACATGAGTCAGAATTGGGTGAAAGTTTGTTTCACAGCGAGAAATTGACTTCCGCACAGGCAGAGGAGAAGAACAAAACCAACAAGCATACTGGTTGTCCTACTCCAAAACCAAATAATGTTGCGACCTCCGGCTTTGAACAGCTGACATGA